GCCGAGTCTAAGGGCTGTCCCGGGTGGCGGATCGGCGCCGGCCGACGGCCGACTCGTCGGGGCGGCCTCACACTGCCTGCCGCGCGTCGGGCGGGGTACGAGGAGGCCACGGAGAACCCCGGCTCGCGGGTTCTGCCCGGCTCGACGTCGAGGAGTGTCATGGTGGCCGCTGATTCGTGTCGTCTTCAGGACGTCGCGCGGGACGTGTTCGGCTGGGAGCGGTTGCGACCGGAGCAGCTGATGGCGATGGAAGCGGTGATGGAGCGGCGCGACACCCTGGTGGTGATGCCCACGGGCGCCGGGAAGTCGGCCGTCTACCAGGTTCCGGGGGTGCTGCTTCCGGGCCCGACCGTCGTGGTGTCGCCGCTGGTCGCGCTCCAGCGCGACCAGGTCCAGGGGCTGCTGCGCCGCACGGGGACGGACGCGGCGGCGGTGAACTCGACGCAGTCCGGGGACGAGAACGCCGCGGTCTGGGACAGGATCAGCGCGGGGGACGTCGACTTCCTCTTCCTCGCCCCGGAGCAGCTGGCCAAGGACGAGGTGGTCGAGCAGCTCGCGGCCGCGAAGCCGGCGCTGTTCGTCGTGGACGAGGCGCAGTGCGTGTCCTCCTGGGGCCACGACTTCCGGCCCGAGTACCTGAGGCTCGGCCAGGTGCTCCGGCGGATCGGGCGGCCTCCGGTGCTCGCTCTGACGGCCAGCGCCGCCGCCCCCGTGCGGGCCGACATCGTCGCGCACTTGGGGATGCGGGACGTGCGGGAGGTCGTCACCGGCTTCGACCGCCCGAACATCCATCTGGAGGTCATTCCGTTCCGGGACGCGGCCGTCAAGGCGCGGGCCGTGGTCGAGCGCGCCGCGGCGGAACCCAAACCGGGGCTGGTGTACGCGGCGACGCGGCGCGAGGCCGAGGAGTACGCGAACGAGCTGAGCCTGCTGGGGCTGGACGTGGCGGCGTACCACGCGGGACTCCCCGCGCAGGAGCGCGGCGACGTGCACGACCGCTTCCTGGCGGGTTCGCTGGACGTGGTGGTGGCGACGTCCGCGTTCGGGATGGGTATCGACAAGCCGGACGTGCGCTTCGTGCTCCACGCGTCGGTCCCCGGGTCCCTGGACGCCTACTACCAGGAGATAGGCAGGGCCGGACGCGACGGCGAGCAGTCCCGGGCGATCCTCGCGTACCGGCCGCAGGACCTCGGCCTGCAGCGCTTCTTCTCGGCGGGCCGCCCCGATCCGGACACCGTCACCCAGGTGGCGCGCACGCTGGCGGAGCACGAGGGCCCCGTGCACCCCGGTGACCTGCGGGCCGAAACGCACCTGACGGCGAGCCGGCTGACGGCGGTCGTCAACCTCCTGGAACAGGTCGACGCGGTACACACCACCCGGCGGGGCGACGTGGAACCGGCCCCGGGCATGGACCCGGCCCACGCCGCGCAGCAGGCGGTCGAACTGGGCGACGCCCACCAGCAGCTCGAACGCTCCCGGGTGGACATGATGCGTGGCTACGCGGAGACCACCGGCTGCCGGCGCCGCTTCCTCCTCGGCTACTTCGGACAGGTCCAGGGCGAGTCCGAGGGGTGCGGCTCCTGCGACGTGTGCGAAGCGGCCGAGCTGTCCCGGGAAGGCGTGGCACCCGGTCCGGCGGTCCTGGCCGGTACCGGAGGGCGGATACCCGCCCCGCCCGAAGAGCCGGCTGCCGGGGGTGACCACCCCTTCCACCCCGGCACCCGGGTCCGGCACCCGCACTGGGGGGAGGGGTCGGTGATGAGCGAGGAGGACCGGACTTTGACCGTGCTCTTCGGGACGGTCGGCTACCGCAGCCTGTCGCTGGAGGTCGTGCGGAGACACGGATTGCTCGACGTGTGCTGATCGTTCGCGGCTTCCGAAGACCGTTCGGTTGCCGCGGCATGCGGCAGGCGCGACCGGCGACAGGTGGGGGCCGCCGCGGCTCCGGGCGCACCGGAACGGGGTCCCGGCGCGACGGGCACGGTTCGCGGCACCTCGGACGGCGGGACGGCCGGCGTCCTGCGGGGCTTTCCGCCCGAGGCGTACCGCGATGTCACGACTCTCCGCCGATGGGACGTTCGCGGGTCCTGTCCCCGTGGCGGGGAGACCGGGCGGCCGGTCGCGTCCGGAGCGCCCCGGCGCCGTCGTGCCTGGCCAACCGGGTCCCCCGGCCCGGGATGGGCAGGCGCTTCCCGGGCAGTTGATCAGCACCCGGGGAATCGGCGGTGACACACCTCACGCCCCGGGTCGGTGCACGGATCGCGGCGTTCCGTCGTCTACTCCAGTGCCGGAGTCCGTTCGTCCAGCCGTGCGAGGGAGCAGGTCTTGTCCAGCCTTATCGAGCAGCCCGTACAGGCCCGCATGGTCGCGGCCGTTCCGCGGATGGCGACGCTGGCCGCCACGCTGCGGTACGACCGCGAGAATCCGTACGCCGTCCGGATCGCGTTTCCCGCCCGGGCCACCCTGGAGGGGACCGAGGTCTCGTGGGAGTTCTCCCGGGACCTGCTGGCCCGGGGCGTGGACGAGCCCGCCGGGGTCGGGGACGTACGGGTGCGGCCTTTCGGCGAGGAGCGGACCGTGCTCGAGTTCCATGCGGCGGAGGGGGTCGCGATGGTGCACGTCCGCACCTCGGAGGTGCGCCGGTTCCTGGGGCGCGTACAGGAGTTGGTACCGACGGGCGACGAGTACCGGTATCTGGACCTCGACCGGGCCCTGGCCGAGCTCTTGGACGACAGCCGGTGAGCGGGGGCACGGACCGGCCCGCCCCGGCCCGCCCGGAGCCGTCCAGGCCCCCGCGTGGCCGGCCCGGAACCCGTCCGGAAGGCCCCGGAGTGCGGCTTTGACACCGGCCAGGCTTGGCGGGGGGCTTACCGGGCCTTAACCTACGGACACGTAACCTACGAAGCCGTAGGTAAATCTCCCGTCCCCAGGAGCCCCCGTGACGATCACCTCTCCCCACCTCGGCAGTTCGAAGGCGTGGACCGACGCCCAGCTGCTGTACGCGCTGGAAGAGGTGGTGGAGAAGGAGCTCAACCGCCATCTCAAGGTCGCCAAGGACTGGATGCCCCACGAGTACGTGCCGTTCTCCGACGGCCGGAACTTCCCGGGCGTCTTCGACGACGGCGAGGCGTGGGCCCCGGACCAGTCGAAGGTCACGGACATCGGCAAGATCGCCCTCGTGGTGAACCTGCTGACCGAGGACAACCTCCCCAGCTACCACCACGAGATCGCCTCGCTCTTCGGCCGCGACGGCGCCTGGGGCACCTGGGTGCACCGCTGGACGGCCGAGGAGGGCCGCCACGGCATCGTGATGCGTGACTACCTCCTGACCTCGCGCGCGGTGGACCCGGACAAGCTGGAGCAGTTCCGGATGGCGCACATGGCGGAGGGGTTCGAGTCCGACAACCGGCACTCGATGCTGCACTCCGTCGCGTACGTCGCCTTCCAGGAACTGGCCACCCGCGTCTCGCACCGCAACACGGGCCACCAGTCGGGCGACCCGGTATGCGACCGGATGCTCGCGCGCATCGCCACCGACGAGAACCTGCACATGGTGTTCTACCGGAACCTCCTGGGCGCCGCCTTCGAGCTCGCCCCGGACCTCACCATGCAGGCCGTCCGGGACGTGGTCGTCAACTTCCGGATGCCCGGACACGGCATGCCCGGCTTCGAGCGGGCAGCCGCACAGATGGCGATCGGCGAGATCTACAACATGCGCATCCACCACGACGACGTGATCCAGCCCGTGCTGCGCTACCTCAAGGTCCTGGACATCGACGGGCTCGGCCCGGAGGGTCTCCAGGCGCAGGAGGAGCTCGGCCTGTACATGGGCGGCCTGGACAGCGAGGCCTCGAAGTTCGACGAGAAGCTCGCGGCCCGCAAGGTCCGCATGGCGGCGCGCGGGCGCTGAGGCCCGCGTACCGTCCGCCGGTACGCCCCTCCCGCGCCGGGCCTCACTCCGGCGCGGTCCACTCCTCGTACGCGGCGTCCCGGACGTCCGCCGCCGCGTGCTGGCGCAGTATCCGCAGCTGGGTGCGCCAGGGGGCGGTCCACTCGGTGCGCCGGCCGCCTGCCACCGTGAGCGCGACGGCGAACAGCCCCTGCGCGGAGTCGCCGCCCCTCGCGCTGAGCCGGCCCGCCACCGTGAGGAGGACCTCCGGGTCCCCGCCTCCGTACCGGCGCGCGTATACGAGACGGCCGAGGAGGGTGCGGGCGGTCCTGGCGGCGAGTGCCGGCCGCCCGTCGTGCAGGGCGGCGAGCCGGACGAGGCCCGCGTGCAGCCGGTCCGCGTCGGTGTACGCGTCGATCGCCCGGACCAGCAGGGCGGCGGCCTGCGGGACGGTGTCGCGGTGTCCTGCGAGGCGGTCCGCCGCACCGACGAGCAGGGCGCGCTCCGCCTCGGTCGGCGGTGCGTGCTTCCCGGACAGCGCCCGCACCATGTGGACGAGGCGCTGGCGGCCCGGCCGGTCACGGTCGGCGCCCGCGTCGTCGGCCGTGTCGTCGGTGGCCAGCATGGTGAACGTACGGTTGAGGGCGTCGGCCGCCTCGGGGCTCGCCGCCGCCACGGCGGTGAGGGCGTCGGCCGCGGCCGTCCAGCCACCCCGGCGGTCGAGGTCGGTCACTGCGGCGAGCAACACCTCGCTCGCCCCGGGAGCCCAGGGCAGCCACTGGGCCAGCGCCCGGTGGGCGGCGGCGCTCTGCTCGGGATCCGCGGCGGTGCTCACCTCCTGGACCAGCCGGGCGAACCTGGCCCGGTGCCGTTCCGGCAACCCGGAGGGGGCGGTGCGCAGTACGGCCCCGCGCAGCACCGCCGTGTCGCTGCCCGCGGCGTCTGCCAGCACCTCCCAGATCCGTTCCGAGCCGAGCAGTCGGGGCGCGAAGGCGACGCAGGCGGCCCGTACGTCGGGGTGCTGGCCGGGTTCGGCGTAGGCACCGGCGACCGCCTCGGCGGCACGCTCCAGGGGCAGCCGGGCGGCGGCGAGCCGCACCATCTCCTTGCGGCTGGTGACCTTTCCGGTACCGGGCGCGGTCCGCGCGGCCAGCACTCCGGTCAGCCGGGACGGGCGGACGTACCGCGTCACCTCGCTCGCCGCGAAGGCGGCGACCCGTGCCCGGTCTCCGCCGGCGTGGGCGAGCAGCTCGTCCAGCGCGTCGGCGGGGCGGTCGGTCCGGGCGAGGGCGGCGAGAGCCGCTTCGGCCAGGACCACGTCCGGGGAGGCGGCCCTCACGCGCAGGGCGGCGGTACCCGCTCCCGGTACGGCGGCCAGCCGCGCGACGGCCGCGACCCGGGTCCACTGGGGCAGCAAGGCGTCGTCGGCCGTCCTCTCCAGTCCGCGCAGGGCGGCCTTCTGCTGGCGGGGCACCCAGCGCACGGTCTCGCGTCCGACCGGTACCGTGCGGTCGGCCTCGCGGGTGGCGAATCTGCCGGACGGCACCGGTCCGCCGAGCACGCCGTCCAGCAGATCGGTGCGCCGTGCGGCGACGGCCCGCCACACGGCCGGGATCACGACGGCGGAGCGGTCCCGGTCCAGAATCTCTTCGACGCGCGTGTCGCGGGGCCCGGGTCGTGCCAGGTACAGAGTGATCGCCGCGCGCGCGGTGGGGGCGTCACCGTAGAGGACGGCCTGGCGGAGGAAGTCCTGGAGTTCGGCCATGCCCTCGGCGCGGCGTCCGGCCGCCCGGGCGAGTGCGAGCACGAGGCCGTAGTCGGACTTCTCGGCGCCCGCCTCCAGCCAGGTGCGCAGCGCTTCGAACACCTGGTGTTCCTGGCCCTTGCGCAGGCTGCGGTCGAGTCGTCCGAGGTCGGCGCCGCCGGTGGAGCCGGAGAGCCGGACGAGGGTGCGCAGGGACCAGCTGACCAGGGTCCGGCTCCCGGTGGCGGCGTGTTCGCGCAGGACGGCCACGGCGAGGGAGCCGAGCGCGGAGCGGGTGGCGGAGGAGGAGTCGCGGGCCTCGACGGCGTCGGTGGCGATCCGGTCGAGGAGCGGCTCGGACGCGGCGGTGAAGAGGGCGGGCGGGGTGTCGAGCAGGGCGCGCAGCGCGGCGGTGCGCACGGGTTCCTGTTCGTTGCGCAGCCGCCCCATGTCGTCGAGTACCGCATGCACGGTGGCGGGTTCGCCGGAGCGTCCCGCGTTGCGGACCAGCAGGCGCCAGGCCGTCGCGCGGTCGTCGGCGGCCGGCCTGCGGACGGCGGTGAGCAGGCGTTCGCGCACCTCTTCGGCGGGCAGGTAGGACTCGGCGAGCAGAACCGTGTCCCAGGGTTCGCCGTGTTCGCGGGCCCAGGAGGCCATGCGCCGGGCCGTCGCGGCGACCCGTCGGCGGGGAAGTGCGTCGAGCACGGCGGAATCGACGGGGATACCGGCGGCCCCGGTGCCGTCCGGGTCGGTGACGGACGCGTGGAACGACTCCCGCCGGCCGGGGGGCAGGGCGCGCAGCAGCCGCGCGAGGGTGGCGGAGTCCTCGCCGAGGACCCTGCCGAGTGCGACCAGCCGCCCTTCCGGCGCGGTCCGGGCCAGCCGTTTCAGCAGGGTGGTGCTGAGGACGCCGTGGCGGGGGAACTCGGTGCGCCCCGGGCCGAGAAACAGGCCGGTGAAGCGTCCCGGGTCGGCGGTGACGAGCGGGCCGAGGCTGCTGTGGAGGGCGACGGGGAGGCGGGCGAGCGGGTATTTCTCCAGCAGGTCGAGGACGCGGTACGGCAGCCGGCCGGCCGCTGCAGCGACCGCTCGGTCGTGTCCGTGCCGCTGCCACCAGGGTGCGCGCAGGTCCTCGGGGAGCGCGGCGAGTTCGCGCTCCGCGTGGTCGAGGAGGGGGCCGGGGTGGCGCCGCCCGAGCGAGGACCAGCGGGCGAGGGCGTGGAAGAGTTCCGGCAGGAGCGCCGCCACGACCTCGGGTGAGCAGCCGGGCAGTATCCGGGCCGCCTCCGCGTCGCCCCAGGTACGGCGCAGGGAGACGACCAGCCGGTCGGCCAGCCCGGTCCGGCGCCCCGCGACGACCGCCCGGATCAGCTGGAGCCGTACGGCGGCCGGGGCGTCGGCCATCGCTTCCTCGAACACCGCGTCGGGCACGCCCAGCCCGTCCGCCACCCGCAGCGCCTGGCCCCGGACGAAGGGGTCCTCGTCGTCGATGCGCCGGGCCACCCACTCCCGGTCGCCGCCCATCGCCGCCGCGAGGACCGCGACGCCGCGTTCGTACGGGTCACCGTCCTCCAGTTCCTCCAGCACCGGCCGCAGGTCACCCGCATCCACCAGCCGCCGCACACGGTCCGCCAGTTCCCGCATGCGGGCGGGGTACGGAAGCGGGTCGAGGCTGTCGAGCAGGGCGCAGGCCAGTACCAGCGGCCGGTTGTCGGTCATGGGGGGATTCTGCCGTGCACCGACGAGGATCGGGCCACGGTTTTACCGAACGTGATCAGAGGGTGGTCGGGAGGGCGGGGGCGGACGCTCCGGGAGGATGACCCCACACATGCGCCCCGGTCGCCCCGGGTCAGGGGTGACCAGTGGGTTTCCTGTGAGCCGCCTACACTGTGCGGCGTGAAACCTGCGATACGTCTCGCCGTCATCGGCGTCCCGGTCATCATCGTCCTCTCCCTGGTCTTCGGGGGTTCCGGCGACGAACTTCCCTCCGACACCGGGCAGCCGTCGGCGAGCAACGAGAAGCAGTCGGCTGCGGACCTGCGCGCCGAGGAGGACGCGGAGATCGCGGAGCAGCCTCCGGGGCTCGCCGATCCGGCGATGAAGGAGATCGCGTCGGAGCTGGTCTCCAGTGCGAACAGCGCCACGCTCGACTGGCGAAGCCGGTACGGCGCGATCGAGGACACCGGGGACGGCCTGGGCTACACCGCCGGGATCGTCGGTTTCTGCTCGGGCACCAGCGACATGCTCGACCTCGTGGAGCGCTACACCGCCGGGCACCCGGACAACCCGCTGGCGTCCTTCCTGCCGGCACTGCGCAAGGTGAACGGCTCCGGGTCGCACGAGGGACTGGACCCCGGGTTCACCGACGCCTGGAAGCTGGCCTCCGAGGACCAGGCGTTCCGCGCGGCACAGGAGGAGACCCGCGACCGCCTCTACTTCGAGCCGGCCGTCCGGCAGGCGAAGCTCGACGGGCTGGGACCGCTCGGGCAGTACATCTACTACGACGCGATGGTGCTGCACGGACCCGACACCAGCGCGACGGGTTTCTACGGCATCAGGGAAGCGGCTCTGTCGGACGCCGACACGGTGGCCGAGGGCGGTGACGAGGAGGAGTACCTCGACATCTTCCTGGACGCGAGCAAGAAGGCGATCCTGGCGAAGCGCACCGGGCGCGACACCTCCCGGATCGACGGCATGCAGATGAGGTTCCTCGACGAGGGCAACTTCGAGCTGACCACCCCTCTGGAGTGGCGGGTGTACGGGAAGACCTTCCGCCTCCCGGCTGCCTGAGGATCTGATCCCGCACGAGAGTGCTCCCGCGAGTCCCGCCGCTGCCGTGGCTCCGCGGCTTCCCGTCGGCCCCGGTCAGGCGCTTTCGCGGCCGGAGCGGCGCAGCCGGTCGCGCTCGTTCTCCGAGAGTCCTCCCCAGACGCCGAAGCGCTCGTCGTTGGCGAGGGCGTATTCCAGACACGCGACCCGCCCCTCGCAGGCGAAGCAGAGCCGCTTCGCGTCGCGGGTCGAGCTGCCGGGCGCGGGAAAGAAGAACTCGGGACCGGTCTGGGCGCACAGGGCCGTGTCCTGCCAGGCGAGTGCGTCCTCGGTGGTGGTGTTCGTCAGCATGCGCCCAGCATGCCGTCCGTCAATAAACATCCGTTGAACGTCCACTTCTGGCCATGCCCGCCGTCGGAGCGGAACGTGGGCGTTCAGTCCATCGGGGCGGGCTTGATGACGGCGAAGGAGGCCCCGTACGGGTCGTCGACGTTGGCCATCACACCGACCTTCTCCACGTCCATCGGCCCCAGGGTGACGGTCCCGCCGAGGCGGACGGCGTCGCCCAGTACCGCGTCGACGTCGTCGACGTGGAAGTACGGCAGCCAGTGCGGTCCCGACCGGGCCTCGCTCGGCACCTCGTCCAGGCCGACCAGTCCGCCGAAGAACGCCTCGTCGCCCTTCGTACCGGCGGGCCGGACCATCGTGTAGGTGCCGCCGGGGAAGTCGGTGGCCTCGCTGTCCCACCCGAAGACGCTTCCGTAGAACGTCTTCGCCGCCGCCACGTCCGGGGTGTAGAGCTCGGACCAGATGAGCGTGCCCGGCACCTGGGTCGCGCCGAGTCCGGGGTTCTGCTTGGGCTGCCAGCTGCCGAAGTAGGCGCCCGCCGGGTCGGTGAAGCCGCCCATCCGGCCGTGCTCCAGCACGTCCATGGGCGCGAAGGGTACGTTTCCGCCGCCCGCCTCGACCGCGCGGGCGGTCGCGTCCACGTCGGGCGACTGGAAGTACACCGACCACGTCGGCTCGGCCTGCTCGTCGGTGACGGTCATCGCCCCCGCGACGGTGCGGCCGTCCAGCGTGTACATCCCGTAACCGCCGGTCTCGGGACCGCCGGGGACCAGGTCCCATCCGAAGAGGCCGCGGTAGAAGGCGGTCGCCCCGTCGAGGTCGGGGGTGCCCAGGTCGATCCAGTTGGGGGCGCCGGGGACGAAGGTCGGGTCGAGCATGGCGCTGCGCTCCTCCAGCAGGGCCCGTTGACGCCCCGCTTGTCTCGTCGGTACAGGTCGTGGACGTGCTCTCGCGCAGGGGAATTGCTGGCTTTTCGAGTCTGCCACCGGTGGCCGGGCGTCGCAGTCCGGCGGACGGCGGGCTCGACGTGGAACGCCGGGGCACGGTCCGGACGGGGCGGTGCCGTCCTCCCGTCACCCGGCCGTGGGACCATGGGGCCCCGTCGCGACCCAGGGGTCCGGTGCGACGGGCGGGGCGGTGGGACAGAGGGACGTACATGTCACAGGACGACGCGACGGGCACCGGGGCGGGCGGCAGGAGGGCGATCCGGCCTCTGCTCGCGGACGCGGACGTGCTGCTGGCGGCGGCCCGCGCGGTGCCCGCCGACCACGACCGGGCCCTGGAGTCCGTACGCTCCGTGCTCGATCCCCTCATCGGTTCCCTGGCCGGCCGGGAGCTGGACGCGATCCCGGTCGCGCGGCTCCGCGACGTGACGGAGGGACGGCTGCGCATCACCGCCTTCGAACAGGCGGGGCTGCGCACGGTCGGCGCGGTGCACGCGGCGAGCAGGTACGAACTCCGACGGCTGCCCGGGGTGGGTGCGCAGACCGCCGACCAGGCGATGGCCGCGGCCGAGCGGCTCGCGCACGCGGTCCGCGACACGGTCGCGGTCCGCCTCGACGCGGACGCGCCGGACCCCGCGACCACCGCACTGGTGGTGGCCCTGCACCGGCTGGTCGAGGCCGGCCCCGACGCGCGGCGGGCCCGCGAGGCGGCACTGCGCCTGATCGGGCGGCTGGAGGAGGCCCTGGCCGCGGCAGCGCCGGCCAGAGGGCGGCTGCGCCCCCTCTTCCTCGGCAGGGAAGCGCGCGGCCGGGTCGCGTCGGCGGTGGAGAGCGTACGCACGGTGCTGGCCGAGGCCGAGGAACAACACCTCCCACTCCTTTTCGGCCAGGTGTGTGTCGATCTGCTACGGGCCCCGGAGCCGGAGGTGGCGGCCTGGGTCGACTTCGAGCTGCGGCCGGCGGAGTACTACGGCCTGCTGGCCGAGTTGTCGGGAACGGGCCCGGACCGGGACGCCGCCGAGGGGTTCCTGCCGGCCACGATCGCGGACGGGGTACGCGGCCTGCGGCTGGACGGCACACGACTGCGGGTGTCGCTGCGCGGCTACCAGTCGTTCGGGGCCCGGTTCGCGCTCACCCAGAAGCGGGTGGTGCTCGGGGACGAGATGGGTCTGGGCAAGACGGTCCAGGCCATCGCGGCGCTCGCGCACCTGGCGGCGGGCGGCGAGCGCCACTTCCTCGTGGTGTGCCCGGCGAGCGTGCTCATCAACTGGACCCGGGAGATCCGCGCCCGCTCCACGCTGAGCGTGCTGCCCGTCCACGGCCCCGACCGGGAGGAGGCGTTCGCGGAGTGGCGGCACTCGGGCGGGGTCGCGCTCACCACGTTCGACGCGCTCCACGCCCTGCCGGACGCGGGGACGGCGGTGCGGCCGGCCATGCTCGTCGTCGACGAGGCGCACTACGTGAAGAACCCCGCCACCCGCAGGTCGCGGGCGGTCGCCGGGTGGGCGGACCGGGCCGGACACGTCCTCTTCCTCACGGGCACGCCGATGGAGAACCGGGTGGCGGAGTTCCGCAGTCTGATCCGGCTGCTCCGCCCCGAGCTCGCGCCCTCGGTCGACACCACGCACGGCGCCGCCGGTTCGCTCGCCTTCCGCCGCGCCGTCGCGCCCGCCTACCTCCGGCGCAACCAGGAGGACGTGCTGACCGAACTGCCCGCCCTGGTGCGGGCGGACGAGTGGGTGGAGTTCAGTGAGGCGGACCTCGGCGCCTACCGCGCGGCGGTGGACGCGGGCCACTTCATGCGGATGCGCCGGGCGGCGTACGCGGTGCCGGAGGCCTCGGCGAAGCTGGCGCGGCTGCGGGAGCTGGTCGCCGAGGCCGCGGGGAACGGGCACAAGGTGGTGGTGTTCTCGTACTTCCGCGAAGTACTGGCGACCGTACGCGAGGCCCTCGGCGACGGGGTGTTCGGGCCGTTGGCCGGAGATGTCGCGGCGGCCCGCCGTCAGGAGCTGGTGGACGCCTTCGGGGCGGCACGCGGCCATGCGGTGCTGCTGAGCCAGATCCAGGCGGGCGGCACCGGGCTGAACATGCAGGCCGCGTCCGTGGTCATCCTCTGCGAGCCGCAGATCAAGCCCACCCTGGAGCACCAGGCGGTGGCCCGGGCGTACCGGATGGGTCAGATACGCGCCGTCCAGGTGCACCGGCTGCTCACGGCGGACAGTGTCGACCAGCGGATGATGGCGCTGCTGGCCCGCAAGGACCGGGCGTTCGACGCGTACGCCCGGCGCAGCGACCTGGCCGAGGCCGTGCCCGAGGCCGTGGACGTGTCGGACGGGGCGCTGGCCCGGCTCATCGTGGAGGAGGAGCAGTCTCGCTTCGCGGCGGGGGCCGTCTCTGACTGAGCTCCGCGACCGGGCGTTCAGCCGGGTGCCGCCGCGTGCTCGGGCTCCTTCGGCCGACCGCCGGGGTGGCGGTGGCGCCAGGTCCAGAACACGGCGCAGGAGACCAGGGCCCAGACGCCGAGCACCAGATAGGGGAAGAGGAACTGGTGCCCGTGGTAGTAGACGGCGGTGTGCTGGGCGTTGACGGAGGCGCCGGGAGGCAGCCAGCGGCCGATGTGCCCGAGCAGTGACGGCAGCAGCGGCCAGGAGACGGCGCCGCCGGACGACGGGTTGCCGAGCAGCACCATGACGCCCCAGGTCGGGAGCATCGCCCAGCGCCCGATGAGGGTGTTGAACATGGTGAAGACCATGGCGCAGGTGAACATCGTGTAGGCCAGGATCAGCCAGGACTGGAGGAAGGGCAGGTCCAGTGCCCCGAGCCCCCAGTCCACCACGGCGGCGATGGCGAACCCTCCGAGCAGCGCGTGGGCGACGGTGAAGAGGATGCGTTCCAGCGGGTTCAGGCTGCGGGCGTGGACGCTGAGCTGGATGGCTCCGACGAAGCCGAGGATGACGGCGGCGAGCGAGATGTAGAAGAGCGCGAGTCCTCGCGGGTCGCCCGGCTGGAGGGGCTTGACGTCGCGGACGGTGACCGGAACCCCGACCGCCTTGCCCACCTTCTCGCCCGCCTCGGCGAGGAGCTGGGCCACCGAGGCGCCGGAGGCCCCCGCGACGTCGAGGTGCACGCGGTCGTCGTCGGCGCGCAGGATGGTGAAGACGCGTTGTTCCTGGAGCGCTTCGTCGGCCTCGGCCATCGTGTCGTACTCGTGCAGGACCAGGGAGGCGTCCAGGGCCTTCTCCATCCCCGCCACGAACTCGGTACCCCGCGGCGGAGCCGGCTGCCCGATCACGGCGGCCGGAATCCGGTGCGGGGTGGGGTTGGCCATGGCGTAGGTGTACGAGCCGGCGAAGAGGCCCGCCGCGGCGGCGAGGATGAACAGCAGCACGGTCGCCG
The DNA window shown above is from Streptomyces sp. NBC_00247 and carries:
- a CDS encoding RecQ family ATP-dependent DNA helicase, whose translation is MVAADSCRLQDVARDVFGWERLRPEQLMAMEAVMERRDTLVVMPTGAGKSAVYQVPGVLLPGPTVVVSPLVALQRDQVQGLLRRTGTDAAAVNSTQSGDENAAVWDRISAGDVDFLFLAPEQLAKDEVVEQLAAAKPALFVVDEAQCVSSWGHDFRPEYLRLGQVLRRIGRPPVLALTASAAAPVRADIVAHLGMRDVREVVTGFDRPNIHLEVIPFRDAAVKARAVVERAAAEPKPGLVYAATRREAEEYANELSLLGLDVAAYHAGLPAQERGDVHDRFLAGSLDVVVATSAFGMGIDKPDVRFVLHASVPGSLDAYYQEIGRAGRDGEQSRAILAYRPQDLGLQRFFSAGRPDPDTVTQVARTLAEHEGPVHPGDLRAETHLTASRLTAVVNLLEQVDAVHTTRRGDVEPAPGMDPAHAAQQAVELGDAHQQLERSRVDMMRGYAETTGCRRRFLLGYFGQVQGESEGCGSCDVCEAAELSREGVAPGPAVLAGTGGRIPAPPEEPAAGGDHPFHPGTRVRHPHWGEGSVMSEEDRTLTVLFGTVGYRSLSLEVVRRHGLLDVC
- a CDS encoding SsgA family sporulation/cell division regulator produces the protein MSSLIEQPVQARMVAAVPRMATLAATLRYDRENPYAVRIAFPARATLEGTEVSWEFSRDLLARGVDEPAGVGDVRVRPFGEERTVLEFHAAEGVAMVHVRTSEVRRFLGRVQELVPTGDEYRYLDLDRALAELLDDSR
- a CDS encoding acyl-ACP desaturase, encoding MTITSPHLGSSKAWTDAQLLYALEEVVEKELNRHLKVAKDWMPHEYVPFSDGRNFPGVFDDGEAWAPDQSKVTDIGKIALVVNLLTEDNLPSYHHEIASLFGRDGAWGTWVHRWTAEEGRHGIVMRDYLLTSRAVDPDKLEQFRMAHMAEGFESDNRHSMLHSVAYVAFQELATRVSHRNTGHQSGDPVCDRMLARIATDENLHMVFYRNLLGAAFELAPDLTMQAVRDVVVNFRMPGHGMPGFERAAAQMAIGEIYNMRIHHDDVIQPVLRYLKVLDIDGLGPEGLQAQEELGLYMGGLDSEASKFDEKLAARKVRMAARGR
- a CDS encoding chitosanase, whose protein sequence is MKEIASELVSSANSATLDWRSRYGAIEDTGDGLGYTAGIVGFCSGTSDMLDLVERYTAGHPDNPLASFLPALRKVNGSGSHEGLDPGFTDAWKLASEDQAFRAAQEETRDRLYFEPAVRQAKLDGLGPLGQYIYYDAMVLHGPDTSATGFYGIREAALSDADTVAEGGDEEEYLDIFLDASKKAILAKRTGRDTSRIDGMQMRFLDEGNFELTTPLEWRVYGKTFRLPAA
- a CDS encoding WhiB family transcriptional regulator, with product MLTNTTTEDALAWQDTALCAQTGPEFFFPAPGSSTRDAKRLCFACEGRVACLEYALANDERFGVWGGLSENERDRLRRSGRESA
- a CDS encoding VOC family protein, which translates into the protein MLDPTFVPGAPNWIDLGTPDLDGATAFYRGLFGWDLVPGGPETGGYGMYTLDGRTVAGAMTVTDEQAEPTWSVYFQSPDVDATARAVEAGGGNVPFAPMDVLEHGRMGGFTDPAGAYFGSWQPKQNPGLGATQVPGTLIWSELYTPDVAAAKTFYGSVFGWDSEATDFPGGTYTMVRPAGTKGDEAFFGGLVGLDEVPSEARSGPHWLPYFHVDDVDAVLGDAVRLGGTVTLGPMDVEKVGVMANVDDPYGASFAVIKPAPMD
- a CDS encoding DEAD/DEAH box helicase, with translation MSQDDATGTGAGGRRAIRPLLADADVLLAAARAVPADHDRALESVRSVLDPLIGSLAGRELDAIPVARLRDVTEGRLRITAFEQAGLRTVGAVHAASRYELRRLPGVGAQTADQAMAAAERLAHAVRDTVAVRLDADAPDPATTALVVALHRLVEAGPDARRAREAALRLIGRLEEALAAAAPARGRLRPLFLGREARGRVASAVESVRTVLAEAEEQHLPLLFGQVCVDLLRAPEPEVAAWVDFELRPAEYYGLLAELSGTGPDRDAAEGFLPATIADGVRGLRLDGTRLRVSLRGYQSFGARFALTQKRVVLGDEMGLGKTVQAIAALAHLAAGGERHFLVVCPASVLINWTREIRARSTLSVLPVHGPDREEAFAEWRHSGGVALTTFDALHALPDAGTAVRPAMLVVDEAHYVKNPATRRSRAVAGWADRAGHVLFLTGTPMENRVAEFRSLIRLLRPELAPSVDTTHGAAGSLAFRRAVAPAYLRRNQEDVLTELPALVRADEWVEFSEADLGAYRAAVDAGHFMRMRRAAYAVPEASAKLARLRELVAEAAGNGHKVVVFSYFREVLATVREALGDGVFGPLAGDVAAARRQELVDAFGAARGHAVLLSQIQAGGTGLNMQAASVVILCEPQIKPTLEHQAVARAYRMGQIRAVQVHRLLTADSVDQRMMALLARKDRAFDAYARRSDLAEAVPEAVDVSDGALARLIVEEEQSRFAAGAVSD